The following coding sequences are from one Plasmodium gaboni strain SY75 chromosome 10, whole genome shotgun sequence window:
- a CDS encoding golgi re-assembly stacking protein 1 (transcript variant 1; alternatively spliced), giving the protein MGAGQTKEIMGGYRILRISENSPCSNIGLEIFFDYIIQIDDLKLLDSSKGTYEHFIEKIKLHENKELTLDVYNCRYDKIKKVKVIPKKWEGNGLLGIHISYELLNALNEGVRILEILENSPAYESKLIEYEDFIIGYDKGIFRNQDEFMSYINMNNIIKDNSEDKQVLFKTYLYIYNYKHENIRKVLIQLNHSWGGKGLLGCNVATGYLHKIPLCQIKDKEVKENIKLNESFSSSHIKNNESDACSNNKKEHLNNTNVNDLEVVLLSDSVEKNINDINDIKNINDINNINDIKNINDIKNINDINNINEINNINEINNNQSNEKDSSHIIPLWKNESEKSRSEEKNYINSQYVQLKHDNNINDIKNDSNSNSNCSNRSSKTLEVDMDNNQETINYDDKFSYELKSTLDDQPEEDIHEIKKKKFKNQQTILEDIKREELNNSHEIINEIDTYNFKNEDIKDEIHKTKVEPIATDNDKTSKLIDSYSDYVKKMTIYSKEMNEIYESMNKNTEILNSIKMNATFNYVNDNNNNNNILNLDNRIHNGEYKNADSKEIPILINPYENTTILNNYKMDNITTGTHINNKNDDIYLNENVQHIHEPSFNYIQNIRKNI; this is encoded by the exons ATGGGAGCAGGACAAACGAAGGAAATTATGGGTG gATATAGAATTCTTAGGATATCAGAAAATAGCCCCTGTTCCAATATTGGCCTcgaaatattttttgattaCATAATTCAAATAGACGATTTGAAATTATTAGATTCTTCTAAAGGTACCTATGAACATTTTATTGAAAAGATAAAACTTCATGAGAATAAAGAATTAACTTTAGATGTTTATAATTGTAgatatgataaaataaagaagGTTAAAGTAATTCCAAAAAAGTGGGAAGGGAATGGATTATTAGGTATTCATATAAGttatgaattattaaacGCTTTAAATGAGGGTGTAAGAATATTAGAAATATTAGAAAATTCTCCTGCATATGAAAGTAAATTAATAGAATACGAAGATTTTATTATTGGATATGATAAAGGTATTTTTAGAAATCAAGATGAATTTATGAgttatattaatatgaataatattataaaagataattCGGAAGATAAACAAGTCCTATTTAAAacttatttatatatttataattataaacatgaaaatataagaaaagTACTAATTCAACTTAATCATTCTTGGGGTGGAAAAGGATTACTTGGTTGTAATGTAGCTACAGGttatttacataaaatTCCACTTTGTCAAATTAAAGATAAAGAAGtaaaggaaaatataaaattaaacGAGTCATTCTCATCATCTCATATTAAGAATAATGAAAGTGATGCATGTAGcaataataaaaaggaacATTTGAATAATACAAATGTAAACGATTTAGAAGTTGTTTTATTAAGTGATAGtgttgaaaaaaatataaatgatataaatgatataaaaaatataaatgatataaataatataaatgatataaaaaatataaatgatataaaaaatataaatgatataaataatataaatgaaataaataatataaatgaaataaataataatcaatCAAATGAAAAGGATTCATCACATATAATTCCTTTATGGAAAAATGAATCTGAAAAATCAAGAAgtgaagaaaaaaattatattaattcaCAATATGTACAACTAAAacatgataataatataaatgatataaaaaatgatagCAATAGTAATAGTAATTGCAGTAATCGTAGTAGTAAAACACTTGAAGTAGATATGGATAATAATCAAGAAACCATtaattatgatgataaatTTTCTTATGAACTAAAATCAACATTAGATGATCAACCAGAAGAAGATATAcatgaaataaaaaaaaaaaagttcAAAAATCAACAGACTATATTGGAAGATATAAAACGagaagaattaaataatagtcatgaaataataaatgaaatagatacttataattttaaaaatgaagatattAAAGATGAAATCCATAAGACAAAAGTTGAACCAATCGCCACAGATAATGATAAAACTAGTAAACTTATAGATAGCTATTCTGATTATGTAAAGAAAATGACAATATATAGTAAAGAAATGaatgaaatatatgaaaGCATGAACAAAAACACTGAAATTTTAAATAGTATTAAAATGAATGCAACATTTAATTATGTAAatgacaataataataataataatatattaaatcTAGATAATCGTATTCATAATGgtgaatataaaaatgcAGATTCCAAAGAAATACCTATTCTTATAAATCCATATGAAAATACAAcaattttaaataattataaaatggACAATATAACAACAGGAActcatattaataataaaaatgatgatatttatttaaatgaaaatgttCAACATATTCATGAACCCTcatttaattatattcaaaatataagaaaGAACATATAG
- a CDS encoding putative haloacid dehalogenase-like hydrolase, whose protein sequence is MNKKKSIFLFDVDGTLTYSRKTIEQNVVDALLELKSKEGFVLGIVGGSDYEKIREQIKYPEIFDYIFSENGVVAHKNDEQYSAESIVSFLGEDKLKKLINYSLKYIANLDIPKKRGTFIELRNGIINISPIGRNCSQEERDEFSSYNLKNNTIEKFRDNLSKEFEDFDLNFSIGGQISIDCFPKGWDKTFCLRHIENKFDEIYFFGDRTDEGGNDYELFRDKRVKGYKVKSPNNTVEILRENFL, encoded by the exons atGAATAAGAAAAAGTCAATATTTCTGTTTGATGTAGATGGAACTCTCACATATTCAAGAAAA ACAATTGAACAAAATGTTGTTGATGCTTTGTTGGAACTTAAATCAAAGGAAGGGTTTGTTTTAGGAATAGTTGGTGGATCTGATTATGAAAAGATTAGGGAACAAATTAAAT acCCTGAAATATTCGATTATATCTTTTCTGAAAACGGAGTTGTTGCACATAAAAACGATGAACAATATTCTGCAGAG aGTATAGTAAGCTTTTTGGGAGAAgacaaattaaaaaaattgataaattatagtttaaaatatattgcCAATTTGGATATACCAAAGAAAAG AGGAACCTTTATAGAGTTAAGGAACGgaataattaatataagCCCCATCGGAAGAAATTGTAGTCAAGAAGAAAGAGATGAATTCTCTAgttataatttaaaaaataatactaTTGAAAAATTTCGTGATAATTTATCCAAAGA GTTTGAAGATTTTGATTTAAATTTTTCCATAGGGGGACAAATATCTATAGATTGTTTCCCAAAG GGATGGGATAAAACCTTTTGTTTAAGAcatatagaaaataaatttgaCGAAATTTACTTCTTTGGTGATCGTACAGATGAg GGGGGAAATGATTACGAACTTTTCAGAGATAAAAGAGTAAAAGGATATAAAGTCAAAAGTCCAAACAACACAGTTGAAATTTTAAGAGAGAATTTCTTGTAA
- a CDS encoding hypothetical protein (conserved Plasmodium protein, unknown function) → MASDMEEKFREAFILFSSCSDHIEMHKFFELMNSFGIILTNEEKAALPNDINMDFWLNFAKKHYNYEQPFQHINNVNEQNTNVQIKIDNFLGIMKALDTRLTESDLNILLQIANPENKSTLNLKTVSQKLTESI, encoded by the exons ATGGCATCTGATATGGAAGAAAAATTTAGAGAAGCCTTTATTCTCTTTAGCTCGTGCAGTGACCACATTGAGATGCataaattttttgaattaaTGAATTCATTTGGAATTATCTTAACAAATGAAGAAAAGGCAGCATTACCAAAC GATATTAACATGGATTTCTGGTTGAACTTCGCTAAGAAACACTACAACTATGAACAACCATTCcaacatattaataatgtGAATGAGCAAAATACAAATGTTCAAATTAAAATTGATAATTTCCTTGGG ATTATGAAAGCTTTAGATACCAGATTGACTGAGAGCGATTTAAATATCTTATTACAAATAGCCAATCCAGAAAACAAATCAACCTTAAACCTTAAGACAGTATCACAAAAATTAACTGAATCGATATAA
- a CDS encoding hypothetical protein (conserved Plasmodium protein, unknown function), producing the protein MSDSAQVFMDNVYHLTGYLHRLLFLMKELDKKEHKINIGIEKKEELYLERLHYAHKNKLENHIKHNNNNNNNENENENENSNTDSHDSNNEDNNTQKNDISLEPVLKKMKKKKNDLCLNDNDLNNEEEERKNLDNENNMDRSNGFIKEEEANNIENMKSDDHIQSDEKKIKIKIKQDSIHIKENGNCDNNKNNSNNIFDDNDEKENKYKKKNSNILSDNESKNEGEEVKDQNKMNRLFNSINDIEENKENSPFSYSRHEEKGIELDEFKNNDIKKNILKEDEKNIDFLFNDDEMNKYLNEIINDREQCMALLREKICINNQIAYMIKNDYEKLKKQYDKLYTEMEMNGEVLPHMFNSSKNKYTSTEYDEYYNVKNKNIYAIDYHQYEDTYDMASYMDKAKEDEEEDEEEKDEYQENDDIEEEEDDDEEEEKEEINKKKKKKKKKKEHHIKEEENKENKEKYGKDKIIKEKNVKDKNVKEKIMKGEKEGQSDLQEYETESSKNNIPRKSLSKKHSIKYDDEYIPYISDKVKRYKKQKKNKNQNNESSNKSHQSGMEKMEGEKKNDQTKNIGETKNIGEVKNIGETKNIGEIKITDEVKITDGVKITDGVKKNKESKVYNNTIKKNEDSNKSKEINQNSENIKCNNEVNKNKSSEKIKSKSVEINKNIINTEKIKSKSVEINKNIINTEKIKSKSVEINKNGKTINKSKNNDSKNKYKTKNKSKSVNINIDHNNNNNNNNKYLIKNCSNIQTNKNNSEENKTTNHANNNESLSSHIPSLFDKNHNEETTVGNSTKNEK; encoded by the coding sequence atgtcGGACTCTGCTCAAGTGTTTATGGACAATGTCTATCATTTAACAGGGTATTTACACAGACTTCTTTTTCTTATGAAAGAGCTAGATAAAAAAgaacataaaataaatataggCATTGAAAAGAAAGAAGAGCTATATTTAGAAAGGTTACATTATGCTCACAAGAATAAATTAgaaaatcatataaaacataataataataataataataatgaaaatgaaaatgaaaatgaaaattcAAATACAGATTCTCATGATTCaaataatgaagataataatacCCAAAAAAATGACATATCTTTAGAACCTGTGTTgaaaaagatgaaaaaaaaaaaaaacgatctttgtttaaatgataatgattTGAATAATGAAGAGGaggaaagaaaaaatttagataacgaaaataatatggataGGTCAAATGGATTTATTAAAGAAGAGGAAgcaaataatattgaaaatatgAAGAGTGATGATCATATACAAAgtgatgaaaaaaaaataaaaataaaaataaaacaagattctatacatataaaagaaaatggaaattgtgataataataaaaataatagtaataacatttttgatgataatgatgaaaaagagaataaatataaaaaaaaaaatagtaatattTTAAGTGATAATGAAAGTAAAAATGAAGGGGAGGAAGTAAAAGACCAGAATAAGATGAATCGTCTTTTTAATAGTATTAATGATattgaagaaaataaagaaaattcCCCTTTTTCATATTCAAGACATGAAGAGAAAGGTATAGAATTAGatgaatttaaaaataatgatataaaaaaaaatatattaaaagaagatgaaaaaaatatcgattttttatttaatgatgatgaaatgaataaatatttaaatgaaataataaatgatagAGAACAATGTATGGCTTTATTGAgagaaaaaatatgtattaataatCAGATTGcatatatgataaaaaatgattatgaaaaattaaaaaaacaatatgATAAACTATATACAGAAATGGAAATGAATGGAGAAGTATTACCACATATGTTTAACTCctcaaaaaataaatatacatcaacagaatatgatgaatattataatgtaaagaataaaaatatttatgcTATAGATTATCATCAATATGAAGATACCTATGATATGGCAAGTTATATGGACAAAGCAAAAgaagatgaagaagaagaCGAAGAAGAAAAGGATGAATATCAAGAAAATGACGATAttgaagaagaagaagatgatgatgaagaggaggaaaaggaagaaataaacaaaaagaaaaaaaaaaaaaaaaaaaaaaaagaacatCATATTAAAGAGGAAGAAAATAAggaaaataaagaaaaatatggTAAGGATAAAATTAtcaaagaaaaaaatgttaaGGATAAAAATGTCAAGGAGAAAATTATGAAAGGAGAAAAAGAAGGACAAAGCGATTTACAAGAATATGAAACTGAAAGtagtaaaaataatattccAAGAAAAAGCTTAAGCAAAAAACATTCCATTaaatatgatgatgaaTATATTCCATATATTTCAGACAAAgtaaaaagatataaaaaacagaaaaaaaacaaaaacCAAAATAATGAGTCTTCAAACAAATCCCACCAAAGTGGAATGGAGAAAATGGAAGgagagaaaaaaaatgaccaaacaaaaaatattggTGAGACAAAAAATATTGGTGAGGTAAAAAATATTGGTGAGACAAAAAATATTGGTGAGATAAAAATTACTGATGAGGTAAAAATTACCGATGGGGTAAAAATTACTGATGgggtaaaaaaaaataaggaaAGCAAAGTGTATAATAATAccataaaaaaaaatgaagatagTAATAAAAGCAAGGAAATCAATCAGAATAGTGAGAATATCAAATGTAATAATGAggttaataaaaataaaagttctgaaaaaataaaaagtaagAGTGTtgaaattaataaaaatataataaatacagaaaaaataaaaagtaagAGTGTtgaaattaataaaaatataataaatacagaaaaaataaaaagtaagAGTGTtgaaattaataaaaatggCAAAACTATTAAcaaaagtaaaaataatgatagtaaaaataaatataaaacaaaaaataaaagtaaaagtgtaaatataaatattgaccataataataataataataataataataaatatttaattaaaaattgtTCAAACATacaaacaaataaaaataactcagaagaaaataaaactACAAACCATGCAAATAATAACGAGAGCTTATCATCTCATATACCATCtttatttgataaaaatcATAATGAAGAAACAACTGTAGGAAATTCAacaaaaaatgaaaaataa
- a CDS encoding hypothetical protein (conserved Plasmodium protein, unknown function), translating into MKDTKLSEWKYLNLVNLIKKMEMCQKDLLEYQRMEIKIEKQKDKEDKKDKEDKKDKEDKKDKEDKKNKENKKNKEDKKNKENKKNKKNKKNKENIQNIPKKPNKQDIEQKKKKKKKKIKCNNETQNKNILRKNKKIIILKSIKKNNSRRDNLTLREKLDNEEKKKRKKKKKTQFSKTYLIKKNIATNKNDMMNLYNHSMNDDKFFLYSKKFIKRKTRKTFKSNEYATSLPHHVDNKRKTQEQKNKNNNNNNNNNNNNNNNILCTSPTNNKLQIKNNSNDKYFKLLKKKKKKIYIHVNPKMSQKKHNITIDNSSKQKNEKKNKKKINLKTQRKKKYVPNTFYRVNEKKLYQNDKKKYGKIKINKNSLYKIKYIKCNRNNKISRNKFYFHNTDNHKKASKDEHIKLKTCRALLNALNRTSCIIFTKKKKREKNKQTNK; encoded by the coding sequence ATGAAGGATACGAAATTATCGGAGTGGAAGTATTTAAACCTCgtaaatttaataaaaaaaatggaaatgTGTCAAAAGGATTTGTTGGAATATCAAAGAatggaaataaaaatagaaaaacaaaaagataaagaagataaaaaagataaagaagataaaaaagataaagaagataaaaaagataaagaagataaaaaaaataaagaaaataaaaaaaataaagaagataaaaaaaataaagaaaataaaaaaaataaaaaaaataaaaaaaataaagaaaatatacaaaaCATACCAAAAAAGCCAAACAAACAAGATATAgaacagaaaaaaaaaaaaaaaaaaaaaaagataaagTGCAACAATGAGACccaaaataaaaatattttaagaaaaaacaaaaaaattatcatcctcaaaagtataaaaaaaaataattcaagAAGGGATAATCTAACTTTAAGGGAAAAATTAgataatgaagaaaaaaaaaaaagaaagaaaaaaaaaaaaacgCAATTCTCtaaaacatatttaataaaaaaaaatattgcaacaaataaaaatgatatgatgaacttatataatcattctatgaatgatgataaattttttttatattccaaaaaattcataaaaagaaaaacaagAAAGACATTTAAATCAAATGAGTATGCAACAAGTCTTCCTCATCATGtagataataaaagaaaaacacaagaacaaaaaaataaaaataataataataataataataataataataataataataataacatattatgTACATCACCTACAAATAATAAGTTAcagataaaaaataattcaaacgataaatattttaaattattaaaaaaaaaaaaaaaaaaaatatatatacatgtgAATCCTAAAATGTCACAAAAGAAACATAATATTACTATTGACAATTCATCtaaacaaaaaaatgaaaagaaaaacaaaaaaaaaattaatttaaaaacacaaaggaaaaaaaaatatgtacCTAATACTTTCTATCGTGTGAACgaaaagaaattatatcaaaacgataagaaaaaatatggaaaaatTAAGATTAACAAAAATTCTctttacaaaataaaatatataaaatgtaataggaataataaaatatcaaggaataaattttattttcataatacAGATAATCATAAGAAGGCATCAAAAGATGAACATATAAAACTTAAAACATGCAGAGCTCTTTTGAACGCCTTAAATCGTACAAGttgtataatttttacaaagaaaaagaaaagggaaaaaaataaacaaacaaataaataa